From the Lathyrus oleraceus cultivar Zhongwan6 chromosome 4, CAAS_Psat_ZW6_1.0, whole genome shotgun sequence genome, one window contains:
- the LOC127074374 gene encoding uncharacterized protein LOC127074374 isoform X2, giving the protein MPAARYIPPINTLDQKLQIQRRLGGLKSCKYFNLLTMYLNMKVTKPDFDKLCIAIIGNENVPLHNHFLKSILKKACLSKAAPPRQSVAEGSLKVKMPNGCNGLPPLGKNSRKCRTPNLRDRRFKHHPSPLGPHGKNSSIGFENSTPVIQEHQIDIDIHPVGNGLHVSVEHREEVNPDSEKLSINRRSPVRAPLGPHGKNNVIGFENSTPKSQQHQMDTDLHPVGNGFDVSVEHREEVNRDSERLAINRRSPIRAPLGPHGKNNVVGFENSTPKSDLHPVGNGFHVSVEHREEVNLDSERLAINRRSPRRAPLGPHGKNNVVGFENSTPKSDLHPVGNGFHVPVEHREVANRDSEGLAINRRTPMRAPLGPHLKNNNIGFENSTPKFQEHRVDTDLHPVRKTPHLSVEHREEVNRDSKGLPINRRTPMQLPLGPHVKNKIIGFKSSISKLQKQLVDTDLHPVRKRPHLSVEHREEVNRDSKGLAINRRTAMRARVGPLVKNNSIGFENSTPKFPEHQIDTDLHPVRNGFHVSVEHREEVNRDSERLAINRTLIRAPLGLPTYDNRAQIFTHQGLQSGIVTDTCQSTGYLPDTYSLMKRMEHNMETKGCNLTADAAYVLNTALDIYLKKLIKPCFDIADSISVNKFSSQTQPGMNELPRNRHVQKPIGSASASASEFRTSMELNPTILGEDWPLHIERTSILAFEERDKQAQPFIYPSYKYKIFSK; this is encoded by the exons ATGCCGGCTGCGCGGTATATTCCCCCTATAAATACATTAGACCAAAAGTTACAGATTCAGAGGAGGCTTGGTGGTTTGAAATCGTGCAAGTACTTTAATCTTCTCACGATGTATCTCAATATGAAAGTTACTAAACCTGATTTTGACAAGCTTTGCATAGCAATTATTGGGAATGAAAATGTACCCCTTCATAATCATTTTCTCAAGTCAATCTTGAAGAAAGCTTGTCTGTCCAAGGCAGCCCCGCCAAGGCAGAGCGTAGCAGAAGGTTCTTTGAAAGTGAAAATGCCAAATGGATGTAACGGCCTTCCGCCGCTAGGCAAGAACTCTCGAAAATGTAGGACTCCAAATTTGCGTGACCGCAGATTCAAACACCACCCTAGCCCTCTTGGTCCTCATGGGAAGAATAGCAGCATCGGATTTGAGAATTCAACTCCTGTAATTCAAGAGCACCAAATTGATATCGATATACATCCTGTTGGAAACGGCCTTCATGTGTCTGTGGAACATAGGGAAGAGGTTAATCCTGATTCTGAAAAGCTATCCATTAATAGAAGGAGTCCTGTACGAGCACCTCTTGGTCCTCACGGGAAGAATAACGTCATTGGATTTGAGAATTCAACTCCTAAATCTCAACAGCACCAAATGGATACAGATCTACATCCTGTAGGAAACGGGTTTGATGTGTCTGTGGAACATAGGGAAGAGGTTAATCGGGATTCTGAAAG GTTGGCCATTAATAGAAGGAGTCCTATACGAGCACCTCTTGGTCCTCATGGGAAGAACAACGTTGTTGGATTTGAGAATTCAACTCCTAAATCAGATCTACATCCTGTAGGAAACGGGTTTCATGTGTCTGTGGAACATAGGGAAGAGGTTAATCTGGATTCTGAAAGGTTGGCCATTAATAGAAGGAGTCCTAGACGAGCACCTCTTGGTCCTCATGGGAAGAACAACGTTGTTGGATTTGAGAATTCAACTCCTAAATCAGATCTACATCCTGTAGGAAACGGGTTTCATGTGCCTGTGGAACATAGGGAAGTGGCTAATCGGGATTCTGAAGGGCTGGCCATTAATAGAAGGACTCCTATGCGAGCACCTCTTGGTCCTCATTTGAAGAACAACAACATTGGATTTGAGAATTCAACTCCTAAATTTCAAGAGCACCGAGTGGATACAGATTTACATCCTGTAAGAAAAACGCCTCATTTGTCTGTGGAACATAGGGAAGAGGTTAATCGGGATTCTAAAGGGCTGCCCATTAATAGAAGGACTCCTATGCAATTACCTCTTGGTCCTCATGTGAAGAAcaaaatcattggatttaagaGTTCAATTTCTAAATTACAAAAGCAGCTAGTGGATACTGATCTACATCCTGTAAGAAAAAGGCCTCATTTGTCTGTGGAACATAGGGAAGAGGTTAATCGGGATTCCAAAGGGTTGGCCATTAATAGAAGAACTGCTATGCGAGCACGTGTTGGTCCTCTTGTGAAGAACAACAGCATTGGATTTGAGAATTCAACTCCTAAGTTTCCAGAGCACCAGATAGATACAGATTTACATCCTGTAAGAAATGGGTTTCATGTGTCTGTGGAACATAGGGAAGAGGTTAATCGGGATTCTGAAAGGCTGGCCATTAATAGGACTCTAATACGAGCCCCTCTTGGTCTTCCTACCTATGATAATAGAGCACAAATATTTACACATCAAGGATTACAATCTGGTATTGTCACAGATACCTGTCAAAGTACTGGTTATTTACCTGATACATATTCTTTGATGAAAAGGATGGAGCATAACATGGAAACTAAGGGGTGTAACCTAACAGCAGATGCAGCTTATGTATTGAATACTGCGCTTGATATTTACCTCAAAAAATTGATAAAACCTTGTTTTGATATAGCGGATTCAATATCTGTAAATAAATTTAGTAGTCAAACCCAACCTGGTATGAATGAGTTGCCACGAAATAGGCATGTGCAAAAGCCAATTGGATCTGCTTCTGCATCAGCCTCCGAATTTAGGACATCAATGGAGTTGAATCCTACCATACTAGGGGAAGATTGGCCTCtacatattgagaggacttccATTCTTGCATTTGAAGAACGAGATAAACAAGCTCAACCTTTTATTTATCCAAGTTACAAATACAAGATTTTCTCAAAGTAA
- the LOC127074374 gene encoding uncharacterized protein LOC127074374 isoform X1: MPAARYIPPINTLDQKLQIQRRLGGLKSCKYFNLLTMYLNMKVTKPDFDKLCIAIIGNENVPLHNHFLKSILKKACLSKAAPPRQSVAEGSLKVKMPNGCNGLPPLGKNSRKCRTPNLRDRRFKHHPSPLGPHGKNSSIGFENSTPVIQEHQIDIDIHPVGNGLHVSVEHREEVNPDSEKLSINRRSPVRAPLGPHGKNNVIGFENSTPKSQQHQMDTDLHPVGNGFDVSVEHREEVNRDSERLATNRRSHIGVPLGPHGKNNVIGFENSTPKSDLHPVGNGFHVSVEHREEVNLDSERLAINRRSPIRAPLGPHGKNNVVGFENSTPKSDLHPVGNGFHVSVEHREEVNLDSERLAINRRSPRRAPLGPHGKNNVVGFENSTPKSDLHPVGNGFHVPVEHREVANRDSEGLAINRRTPMRAPLGPHLKNNNIGFENSTPKFQEHRVDTDLHPVRKTPHLSVEHREEVNRDSKGLPINRRTPMQLPLGPHVKNKIIGFKSSISKLQKQLVDTDLHPVRKRPHLSVEHREEVNRDSKGLAINRRTAMRARVGPLVKNNSIGFENSTPKFPEHQIDTDLHPVRNGFHVSVEHREEVNRDSERLAINRTLIRAPLGLPTYDNRAQIFTHQGLQSGIVTDTCQSTGYLPDTYSLMKRMEHNMETKGCNLTADAAYVLNTALDIYLKKLIKPCFDIADSISVNKFSSQTQPGMNELPRNRHVQKPIGSASASASEFRTSMELNPTILGEDWPLHIERTSILAFEERDKQAQPFIYPSYKYKIFSK, from the coding sequence ATGCCGGCTGCGCGGTATATTCCCCCTATAAATACATTAGACCAAAAGTTACAGATTCAGAGGAGGCTTGGTGGTTTGAAATCGTGCAAGTACTTTAATCTTCTCACGATGTATCTCAATATGAAAGTTACTAAACCTGATTTTGACAAGCTTTGCATAGCAATTATTGGGAATGAAAATGTACCCCTTCATAATCATTTTCTCAAGTCAATCTTGAAGAAAGCTTGTCTGTCCAAGGCAGCCCCGCCAAGGCAGAGCGTAGCAGAAGGTTCTTTGAAAGTGAAAATGCCAAATGGATGTAACGGCCTTCCGCCGCTAGGCAAGAACTCTCGAAAATGTAGGACTCCAAATTTGCGTGACCGCAGATTCAAACACCACCCTAGCCCTCTTGGTCCTCATGGGAAGAATAGCAGCATCGGATTTGAGAATTCAACTCCTGTAATTCAAGAGCACCAAATTGATATCGATATACATCCTGTTGGAAACGGCCTTCATGTGTCTGTGGAACATAGGGAAGAGGTTAATCCTGATTCTGAAAAGCTATCCATTAATAGAAGGAGTCCTGTACGAGCACCTCTTGGTCCTCACGGGAAGAATAACGTCATTGGATTTGAGAATTCAACTCCTAAATCTCAACAGCACCAAATGGATACAGATCTACATCCTGTAGGAAACGGGTTTGATGTGTCTGTGGAACATAGGGAAGAGGTTAATCGGGATTCTGAAAGGTTGGCCACTAATAGAAGGAGTCATATAGGAGTACCTCTTGGTCCTCATGGGAAGAACAACGTCATTGGATTTGAGAATTCAACTCCTAAATCAGATCTACATCCTGTAGGAAACGGGTTTCATGTGTCTGTGGAACATAGGGAAGAGGTTAATCTGGATTCTGAAAGGTTGGCCATTAATAGAAGGAGTCCTATACGAGCACCTCTTGGTCCTCATGGGAAGAACAACGTTGTTGGATTTGAGAATTCAACTCCTAAATCAGATCTACATCCTGTAGGAAACGGGTTTCATGTGTCTGTGGAACATAGGGAAGAGGTTAATCTGGATTCTGAAAGGTTGGCCATTAATAGAAGGAGTCCTAGACGAGCACCTCTTGGTCCTCATGGGAAGAACAACGTTGTTGGATTTGAGAATTCAACTCCTAAATCAGATCTACATCCTGTAGGAAACGGGTTTCATGTGCCTGTGGAACATAGGGAAGTGGCTAATCGGGATTCTGAAGGGCTGGCCATTAATAGAAGGACTCCTATGCGAGCACCTCTTGGTCCTCATTTGAAGAACAACAACATTGGATTTGAGAATTCAACTCCTAAATTTCAAGAGCACCGAGTGGATACAGATTTACATCCTGTAAGAAAAACGCCTCATTTGTCTGTGGAACATAGGGAAGAGGTTAATCGGGATTCTAAAGGGCTGCCCATTAATAGAAGGACTCCTATGCAATTACCTCTTGGTCCTCATGTGAAGAAcaaaatcattggatttaagaGTTCAATTTCTAAATTACAAAAGCAGCTAGTGGATACTGATCTACATCCTGTAAGAAAAAGGCCTCATTTGTCTGTGGAACATAGGGAAGAGGTTAATCGGGATTCCAAAGGGTTGGCCATTAATAGAAGAACTGCTATGCGAGCACGTGTTGGTCCTCTTGTGAAGAACAACAGCATTGGATTTGAGAATTCAACTCCTAAGTTTCCAGAGCACCAGATAGATACAGATTTACATCCTGTAAGAAATGGGTTTCATGTGTCTGTGGAACATAGGGAAGAGGTTAATCGGGATTCTGAAAGGCTGGCCATTAATAGGACTCTAATACGAGCCCCTCTTGGTCTTCCTACCTATGATAATAGAGCACAAATATTTACACATCAAGGATTACAATCTGGTATTGTCACAGATACCTGTCAAAGTACTGGTTATTTACCTGATACATATTCTTTGATGAAAAGGATGGAGCATAACATGGAAACTAAGGGGTGTAACCTAACAGCAGATGCAGCTTATGTATTGAATACTGCGCTTGATATTTACCTCAAAAAATTGATAAAACCTTGTTTTGATATAGCGGATTCAATATCTGTAAATAAATTTAGTAGTCAAACCCAACCTGGTATGAATGAGTTGCCACGAAATAGGCATGTGCAAAAGCCAATTGGATCTGCTTCTGCATCAGCCTCCGAATTTAGGACATCAATGGAGTTGAATCCTACCATACTAGGGGAAGATTGGCCTCtacatattgagaggacttccATTCTTGCATTTGAAGAACGAGATAAACAAGCTCAACCTTTTATTTATCCAAGTTACAAATACAAGATTTTCTCAAAGTAA